The Orenia marismortui DSM 5156 DNA segment AATTTATCCTTAGCTTTAGGTGGACTAACTAAAGGGGTAACTCCTCTAGAAATGGCAACCTCATATGGAGTTTTGGCTACTGGAGGAATTAAAACTGATCCTATTGCTATTACTAAAGTTGAAGATAATAACGGCAATGTTATTTGGTCTAATGAAACATCACGAAACATAGTTTTAAAAGAATCAGTAGCTTATTTAGTAACTGATATGCTAAGATCAGCTGTATCAAGAGGACCACTGGTTTGGGGAACTGGATGGCGCGCTTATCTTAATAGACCTATGGCAGGTAAAACAGGTACTACATCCAATTACTCTGATGCTTGGTTTGTAGGATATACTCCTGATTTAGTAACTACTGTTTGGATTGGAGAAGATTCGCCAACTAGAATGGAATACCCTAAAAAAGATAAACAAGGAAACATCATTAAAGATAAAAATGGAAAAACGCAAACAGAGATCGTTTCAAGTGGTGAAGCAGCTCGATTATGGGGAGATTATATGAGAAAGGTAGTTCAAAACCGTCCTGTTAAAGATTTTAAAAGACCGGACAATATCATTGCAAAAGAAATTTGTATTGAAGATGGCCAACTTCCTAATCAATATTGTCCTCCACAATCACGCCGAGAAGAATTATATATTGAAGGTACAGAACCAACTAAAATAGGAAAATTACACAAAGAAACTGCTCAAGTAAAAATTGATAAATCTACTGGATTAATAGCTACAGACTACTGTCCTAGTGATCAAATAGTAACTAAAACTTATCAAGTAGATACAGGAATAATTGTTGATAAAAATGGAGTTCCAATCAAAAAACTAGCTCCTGAAACAAAGCTACCATTGAAAGATGAAAATGGAAACTATATTTATGAGCAAATCCCTTCTAAAGAATGTGATGTGCATGGTCCACAAGACGCTGGAGAAGAAATTAAAGATAAAATATTTGACTTCTTTAATATATTAAGAGGAAGATAAACAAATAAAAAAGTCAGAGGTAGAAAATTTCTACCTCTGACTTTTTTAATTAAAATTAACAAATGTTACTCCTATTCCACCTTCTTTAGGCCTTCCTAACCTATACTCCCTCACACTTGGATAATTATCAAGAAGATCATGGACTACCTCTCGTAATACACCTGTTCCTTTTCCATGAACAATTTCTATTTGGTTTAAATTAGATAGTAATACATCATCTAAGTACTTCTCTAGCTTACTTTTAGCCTCAACTGCTCTTAACCCTATTAGATTTATTTTTGGAGATATATTTTTAGTTTTATTAGATTTAATATGGCTTATATTTACTTTAGGATAAGTTTTATCATCTTTATCTTTTCCTTTAATTTTTTCTAAATCACGCAAATCAATATTAACCTTCATAATTCCAGCTTGAACAACCGCTTCTTTTTTGTTTGGGAATAAATCTATAACCTCACCTTTTTTATTATAGCTAATGATTTTTACTTTATCTCCAATCTTCAAATCAGGAACTTCTCTATTAGCTCTAGCATCTTCTATTAGTTTGCTTTCTTCATTTTTAATACCTTTTCTCTCTTGGCGCAAACCACTTCTTGCTTCTTCAATCTCTCTATCCGAAGCTTTTTTCTTCTCCTTTAAGTCTTCAATTATCTGATCTGCCTTCTTTTGAGCTCTTTTGATTATTTTATTAGCCTCTCGATAAGCCTCTTTTAACTCTTGTTCTTTTCTCTCTTCAAAAGTCTTTAGCTTAGCCTCATAATCTTTCTTTAGCTTCTTTACCTCTTGATTAATAGATTCTGTTTCTAACTTTTTAGTATTATACTTTTTTCTTTCCTGTTCAATTTCTTTAATAACTTTATCAAATTCTACATCATCTCTTGCCAATAACTCATTTGCCCTGTCAATAATCTCTTTTCTTAATCCTAACTTACTAGCTATTTGAAAGGCATTACTACTACCTGGTAGCCCCATCTGTAAATTATAAGTTGGCTGTAAGGTTTCTACATCAAATTCAACTGAAGAGTTCTCTATTCCCTCATTAGTATAAGCATAAGTTTTAAGCTCACTATAGTGTGTTGTAGCTATTGTTTTAGCTCCTTTTTCATATAAATAATCTAATAATGACATTGCCAAAGCAGCCCCTTCTGCTGGGTCTGTCCCTGCTCCTAACTCATCTAATAATACTAAAGATTCTTCATTAACCTCTTCAATAATTTTAATAATCTGATTCATATGAGAAGAGAAAGTGCTTAAGCTCTGTTCAATACTCTGCTCATCTCCAATATCACTATATATCTTTTGATAAACTCCTACTTTAGAACCCGATAATGCAGGTATATGCAGGCCTGACTGAGCCATTAAAGTTAATAATCCAACAGTCTTTAAAGTAACTGTCTTCCCCCCAGTATTCGGACCCGTAATAACCAAAGTATTGAATTTATCGCCAATATAAATATTGGTTGGTACTACATCACCAGTTAATAAAGGGTGTCGAGCTTTAATCAGATTAATATATCCATCTTGATTAAGTAATGGCTCAGAAGCATTGATTTCTATACTGTACTTAGCTTTAGCAAATATGAAATCTAATATAGCCAAAACCTGTACAGTATTCTTAATATCATATAAAAATTCTTTCACCTGCATAGATAATTCTTTCAAAATTCGATAAACCTCTTCTTCTTCTTGAGCAGCTAATTGGCGTAATTTATTATTTAACTTAACTACAGCCATTGGCTCAATGAATAAGGTCTGTCCACTTGAAGATTGATCATGAACGATTCCTGGAAATTGATGTTGATACTCTGATTTAATTGGAACGACATATCTATCATCTCTAATTGTAATTACAGATTCTTGCATATATTTTTGATAACGACTAGAATTAATAATAGAATTGAGTTTATCTTTAATTCCATCACTCGTATTTCTAATGCTTCTTCTAATATCTCTCAACTTAGAACTAGCACTATCTTTAACTTCTCCTCTATTATCGATAGCTTTTTTAATACTTCTTTCTAATTCTTTGAAATAACTAATGCCTTTGGATATTTTAATAATCCTATAATATTCGTTATCTTCATCTAATAAATTGTTAAAATAATTTTTTAACCTATGGCCAGTAACCAAAGTATTTAGAATATTCAATAGTTCATCACCATATATAACAATATCTTTTTCTACTTTACTTAGTGAAGACCTTATATCATAGATTCCTCCTAAAGGTATTCTTTCTTCTCTTATGATAATCTTTTTAGCTTGGCTTACCTCTTCTTGTCTATCCTGTATATAAGCTATTTCAGTCTTAGGCTCTAAAGTATCAATAAATTTCATTGTTAATTTAGATGTAATATGCTCTTTTAGTTGATCTTTTATTTTATTGAATTCAAGAACATTCAATGCATGCTTATCCATTAATTATATCACCTTTCTCTTTATATAAAGATTAATTTATCTATTTATTATTAATTTTTCTAAAATTTCTTTCTCTATTAATTGATTATATTCTCCTCTTCTATATCTATTAATCAAATCTTTTTTGTCATCCTCATTAGCTAATCTTATTTCTTCTTTTATTTTTTTAGGGAATTCAATAAACTCTCCAATTGATTTATTGTTTGAATTAACTCTTAGAATTGTAGGGATTTTAGCAGTTCCTGTATATTCTTTCATTAAATCTTCATAACTTTTTCGCGGATATATATATATAGTAATATTATTATTTATTTCTTCTATCTGTTGTAAAAAAGGTATCACTATTCTACAATCAGGACAATATATTTCTGAAAAAACTATCAGATCTATCTTGGTTTCTACTTCTAATACTTTTCTTTTGGCCGAATTAGATAATTCAATATCTTCACATAGACGTAATTGATCCTCTTTATATTCATTACTTGAAGAATTTAAAAAATCCTTAAAACTAATTGCATCATCTAAACTCAACATTTTCATTCCTCCATATATTATATAATCAAAGACCTCTAATCTATATTATAGACTAAAGGTCTTTAAAATCTATCTCTTAACTCTAATTAAGCCTGAACAGGGAATAACTTCAACTCCATTTTCAACTAATTTATCAGCAAAAAGATTCATTCCAATAGAGTCGCTAGCTATATGCCCTGCAATTATAACATTAATATGGTTCTTTTCTGCTTTCTTTCTATGCTCTTCTCCTATATGCATACAAACTAAAGTTCCAACTCCTGATTGAGCTAATTTGCTGAACGCTTCTTTAGAACCACCAGTTCCTCCAGTCATATCTACAACAACTTTGCCAGCCCTTCTATCTTTAGAACCAACCACAATATTAGGTCCTGCTTTTAATTTACTTGCTTCTTGATATTCAGGAATCTCTTTCAATAATTCTATTACCTCACCCACAGTATCTATATCTGCCTTATTAATCTTCTTCTGTAAGAAGTCTACTACTAAATTATCAGCAGGGGTATGCACACACATCAATGGTATATCAAAAATCCTTGCTGTATCACAGGCTTTATTATGATTAATCGGCATAATACCTCGCTCTACTTCAGAGATTCTCTTAGATAATATCCCTTCAGCTACATTAATAGGAACTCCTAAACTATGTAAGATATCCTCTTGCATATGCATTACTTCATGCAATGCTGCTAATGCTTTACCCTCAGGGTGATGAGCAATTATAGCATCAATTTGGGTTCCTTTCTCAATTAATCTATCTGCAACTAAGACTTCACTAGTATCAATATCAATTCCCATTAGAACCCTTTTAATCTCTTTCTTTTCATTACCATATAATATTCTAGTATCAGAATAAGGGTTCTTAAGTTCAGCTAAATCAAAATACTTTTTTTCATTATTAGCCATATCCTCATACTTCTTTTTAGACTTTTTTAACATCTTTTCCACTTCTTCTTTAGCTCTTGGATCAACTGATATTCCTGCTTCTACAGCTAATTGATAAACTCCTTCTAGCTTCATTGACATCTCCTCCTACAACAACTATTAAATTTTATATTTAGTTTTACTAATCTATTAATTTTATGCCTTCAGCAGTTATATTTATAATTTCTTCTTTATACAGTCCACCTATGGCCTTTTTAAAGGTTCCTTTACTCATTTCTAAAACTTTCTTTATAAGATCTGGAGAACTCTTATCATTCAAAGCTAAAAATCCTTCTTTCTCTTTTAGTTTCTTAAGTATCTTAGTTTTTGCATCCTCTATTCTTCCATAACCAATCTTTCTCAAACTTAAGTCTATCTTATTATCTTCTCTAACCTTTTTAATATATCCCTTGTGTCTTTGACCAATTTTTAAATTTTTAAAGATATCATCATTATAAACTAAACCATAATATTTATCATCAATTATTACTTCTACCCCTAAATCAGTATATCTGTAGATTAGAATGTTTACTTCATCACCTTCGGAAACATCTAATTCATTATGATTAATAAATCTATCAAATTTTTCAGTAGCAACTATTCTATCTGTTTCTTGATCAAGATAGACTCTTACTACATATTTTTTACCTTTTTTCATCTTACCACGCTGTTCTCTATAAGGAACTAACAAATCTTTCTCTAAGCCCCAATCTAAGAAAGCACCAATTCTACTAACATCTTTAACCTCTAAATAGGCATAATCTCCAACCTCTGCTTTAGGTGTCAATGTCGTTGCTATTAGTCTATCCTCAGAGTCTTTATAGAGAAAAACCTTGAGAATATCACCTATTTCCGTACCTTCAGGAATATATTTCTTAGGTAAAAGTATTTCTTCACCACTTATCTCCAAATACAATCCAAAATCAACCTCTTTCACTACTTTTCCTTCATTATATTTTCCTATATTCACTATTTCATCTCCTTTTATTATTACATTTATTTAAATCTCAAAATTATCTTACTTAGTTAGAAAATCTTTGAAATCACTCAAACTTAAAGTGTTAACTAGATCTTCTTTCTCTAACCAACCTTTTCTAGCAACTCCAACTCCAAATTCCATATTATCTAACTGTTTAATCTTATGAGCATCAGTATTAATAATAAATTTAGCTCCTAACTTATGAGCTAATTTAACATTATGGGAATTTAGATCTAATCTTTTAGGTGCAGAATTAATTTCTAATATAGTATTAGTTTCTACTGCCTTATGTACTAATTTTTCAAAATCAATATTATAAGAAGCCCTACCTAGAATTAATCTACCAGTAGGATGTCCTAATATATCTACATAAGGATTATTTAAGGCCATCATAATCCTCTTCATCATATCTTCTTGAGAATCACCAAACCCACTATGTATAGATGCTATAACTACATCTAATGATTCTAAAATATTATCCCCATAATCTAAACTATCATTTAATATATCTACCTCAGCACCCTTTAAAATTCTAATGTTTAACTCTTCATTTAATTTATCTATTTCTTCCCATTGCCTTTTTAGCCTATCTACATCTAAACCATTAGCTATTGTTAAAGAATGTGTATGATCACAGATAGACAGATATTCATACCCTCTATTCTGACAAGCTCTTGCCATCTCTTCAATTGTATATCTTCCATCACTCCAATTAGAATGTATATGTAAGTCACCTTTTATATCCTCTTTTTTTATACTTAAGGGTAGAGAATCTTCCCGAGCCCTATCCACAATTTCTAAATCACTTCTTAACTCTGGAATAATATAAGGAATATTAAGCTTATTAAATATATCTTTTTCACTTTCAAATTTATTTTCTAAATCGCCTTGTCTTATACTAAAAACACCCTTTAATTTTTTATTATATTCCTCAGTACCTGTTAGCCAAAATATCTTATTCCAAAAATCTGAAGAACTTGCTCTAATAAGCTCTATTTTTACTCCTAATTTACTATTTAAGATTAATTTTTGATTGTTTTCTTCTAAGATTTCCGAAATAATAGGTAATATTTTTATATTTTTAGATATCACTTGAAAGTCTCTACATTCTATAATTAGAGATATTTTATTTATTATTTCTTCTCTTCTAGCTAGGCTACCTATAGCTTTAATTCTATGCACATCTTTAAATTTATATAGATAAGTTTTTAATTTATTAGACAGTAAACTTGCCTCACCTAAATCCAATTTATCGGTTTCATCTAATAGTCTATTAACACTACTTAAAATTTTTCCTTCTGTTTTAGCTCCAATTCCACTAATCTGAGTCAATTGTCCCAACTCTGCTTTTCGTTTCAAATCTTCTAAATCCTCAATATTTAATTTATTATATAACAACTTGACTTTGCTAGGACCTATCCCTGATACTTTAAGTAATGGAATTATACTAGGTGGATATTCTTTTATTAAATTGTCATACTCTTTACAACTTCCAGTAGAAATTATTTCTTGGATTGTATTAGCTAAACTTTTTCCGATCCCAGATATTTCTGTTAACTCTCCTTTATCTACTAAATCTTTAATGTCCACATCTAAATTTTTTATTTTTGCAATAGCATTCTCATAAGCCCTTATTTTGTAATTGTTTGCACCCTTTATTTTTAATAAACTAGCTATATCAACTAAAACTAAATTCACAATTAAATTATTCACATTTATTGCCTCCAATTATTAGCTTATCTGGATATATCTTTAATCTTACTATCAATCAATGTGCTAAAACTTAATATTTTAGGAGCAAAGTATGATTTATTTATCTGCTTTTCTATTAAATCAAAAGGAAGTTTATTCAATATTATTAGCGCTATATATAATATAAGCAATCCTTTAATAAATCCAAATAATAGTCCACCAAAACTATCAATAAAGGATAAAAACATAATATCTAACATTTGAATAATAAAATGACCAAATAAATTAATTATTAAAGTTACAATTAAAATAATAATAATAAAAGATATAAACTCAGCAATTTGTCTAGATAAATCAAATTTATGAAATATTAAATCACCAATAATCTTATACTGCTCTTGTGCAATATAAATTCCAATGACTATAGCTAATATCGCAGTAAATTGTCTTATTAATCCTATTTTATAACCTTTCACCAT contains these protein-coding regions:
- a CDS encoding CvpA family protein; the encoded protein is MKNFWNWLRKETLISLDFNLLDLIIIILSLIFMVKGYKIGLIRQFTAILAIVIGIYIAQEQYKIIGDLIFHKFDLSRQIAEFISFIIIILIVTLIINLFGHFIIQMLDIMFLSFIDSFGGLLFGFIKGLLILYIALIILNKLPFDLIEKQINKSYFAPKILSFSTLIDSKIKDISR
- a CDS encoding endonuclease MutS2; translation: MDKHALNVLEFNKIKDQLKEHITSKLTMKFIDTLEPKTEIAYIQDRQEEVSQAKKIIIREERIPLGGIYDIRSSLSKVEKDIVIYGDELLNILNTLVTGHRLKNYFNNLLDEDNEYYRIIKISKGISYFKELERSIKKAIDNRGEVKDSASSKLRDIRRSIRNTSDGIKDKLNSIINSSRYQKYMQESVITIRDDRYVVPIKSEYQHQFPGIVHDQSSSGQTLFIEPMAVVKLNNKLRQLAAQEEEEVYRILKELSMQVKEFLYDIKNTVQVLAILDFIFAKAKYSIEINASEPLLNQDGYINLIKARHPLLTGDVVPTNIYIGDKFNTLVITGPNTGGKTVTLKTVGLLTLMAQSGLHIPALSGSKVGVYQKIYSDIGDEQSIEQSLSTFSSHMNQIIKIIEEVNEESLVLLDELGAGTDPAEGAALAMSLLDYLYEKGAKTIATTHYSELKTYAYTNEGIENSSVEFDVETLQPTYNLQMGLPGSSNAFQIASKLGLRKEIIDRANELLARDDVEFDKVIKEIEQERKKYNTKKLETESINQEVKKLKKDYEAKLKTFEERKEQELKEAYREANKIIKRAQKKADQIIEDLKEKKKASDREIEEARSGLRQERKGIKNEESKLIEDARANREVPDLKIGDKVKIISYNKKGEVIDLFPNKKEAVVQAGIMKVNIDLRDLEKIKGKDKDDKTYPKVNISHIKSNKTKNISPKINLIGLRAVEAKSKLEKYLDDVLLSNLNQIEIVHGKGTGVLREVVHDLLDNYPSVREYRLGRPKEGGIGVTFVNFN
- a CDS encoding thioredoxin family protein, coding for MLSLDDAISFKDFLNSSSNEYKEDQLRLCEDIELSNSAKRKVLEVETKIDLIVFSEIYCPDCRIVIPFLQQIEEINNNITIYIYPRKSYEDLMKEYTGTAKIPTILRVNSNNKSIGEFIEFPKKIKEEIRLANEDDKKDLINRYRRGEYNQLIEKEILEKLIINR
- the polX gene encoding DNA polymerase/3'-5' exonuclease PolX; the protein is MNNLIVNLVLVDIASLLKIKGANNYKIRAYENAIAKIKNLDVDIKDLVDKGELTEISGIGKSLANTIQEIISTGSCKEYDNLIKEYPPSIIPLLKVSGIGPSKVKLLYNKLNIEDLEDLKRKAELGQLTQISGIGAKTEGKILSSVNRLLDETDKLDLGEASLLSNKLKTYLYKFKDVHRIKAIGSLARREEIINKISLIIECRDFQVISKNIKILPIISEILEENNQKLILNSKLGVKIELIRASSSDFWNKIFWLTGTEEYNKKLKGVFSIRQGDLENKFESEKDIFNKLNIPYIIPELRSDLEIVDRAREDSLPLSIKKEDIKGDLHIHSNWSDGRYTIEEMARACQNRGYEYLSICDHTHSLTIANGLDVDRLKRQWEEIDKLNEELNIRILKGAEVDILNDSLDYGDNILESLDVVIASIHSGFGDSQEDMMKRIMMALNNPYVDILGHPTGRLILGRASYNIDFEKLVHKAVETNTILEINSAPKRLDLNSHNVKLAHKLGAKFIINTDAHKIKQLDNMEFGVGVARKGWLEKEDLVNTLSLSDFKDFLTK
- a CDS encoding Nif3-like dinuclear metal center hexameric protein — translated: MKLEGVYQLAVEAGISVDPRAKEEVEKMLKKSKKKYEDMANNEKKYFDLAELKNPYSDTRILYGNEKKEIKRVLMGIDIDTSEVLVADRLIEKGTQIDAIIAHHPEGKALAALHEVMHMQEDILHSLGVPINVAEGILSKRISEVERGIMPINHNKACDTARIFDIPLMCVHTPADNLVVDFLQKKINKADIDTVGEVIELLKEIPEYQEASKLKAGPNIVVGSKDRRAGKVVVDMTGGTGGSKEAFSKLAQSGVGTLVCMHIGEEHRKKAEKNHINVIIAGHIASDSIGMNLFADKLVENGVEVIPCSGLIRVKR
- a CDS encoding CvfB family protein: MNIGKYNEGKVVKEVDFGLYLEISGEEILLPKKYIPEGTEIGDILKVFLYKDSEDRLIATTLTPKAEVGDYAYLEVKDVSRIGAFLDWGLEKDLLVPYREQRGKMKKGKKYVVRVYLDQETDRIVATEKFDRFINHNELDVSEGDEVNILIYRYTDLGVEVIIDDKYYGLVYNDDIFKNLKIGQRHKGYIKKVREDNKIDLSLRKIGYGRIEDAKTKILKKLKEKEGFLALNDKSSPDLIKKVLEMSKGTFKKAIGGLYKEEIINITAEGIKLID